A part of Rhinoderma darwinii isolate aRhiDar2 chromosome 1, aRhiDar2.hap1, whole genome shotgun sequence genomic DNA contains:
- the VSIG10 gene encoding V-set and immunoglobulin domain-containing protein 10: MGPLEELLLVLCVLCGGACGASTIISGEEGGQAVLSCSTVAETVNSVAWFMENPKQELLSCNKDASSDPRFSRLNGSSLVISDLRLEDDGLYGCKDCSEISDPQAHIQLRIASGPHNITFLISPTKILPNGTHYTSSGSNLDFSCSSYSVPEPTNSVVLNAGDNSERFDSVNASSLTFSLSNIAANYQGNYTCSVANPLSKKTIGYTLQLLVYHSPAFPIQCIVNHTRGPSRLSFTCTWFGGYPSPLLQWENNGNILSNGSSDTLVVTLYGSQYENGQKFTCRGKHLITNEMKEETCEVQLGYPMPQSQALRTCLKGENVTLSCSVSGDNPPAVITWLRNLSNPNVEIQSGTKYEIVQSGTVSYLSIVNCSKEEDEGYYICMTENGVATKDLYIWLDVTTPHNIVGLVSAILILFLIVVALITGTLLYCDPQLYIKANPFRRGASEVLVLVESEEEDEMQQVGDSVVITQYTDAEASGPATENGNISKHQVLFHNPPDDISPDLLSEVSQETEGENLEEDL, translated from the exons CTTCGACAATCATCTCTGGAGAAGAAGGTGGACAAGCAGTTCTATCATGCAGCACCGTGGCAGAGACTGTAAACAGTGTCGCCTGGTTTATGGAGAATCCTAAACAAGAACTACTGAGCTGTAACAAGGATGCCTCTTCAGATCCCAGATTCTCAAGACTGAATGGGAGTTCTCTGGTAATATCAGATCTACGCCTGGAGGATGATGGACTCTATGGCTGCAAGGACTGTTCAGAAATATCAGACCCTCAGGCTCATATACAGCTAAGAATAGCAA GTGGTCCACATAATATCACTTTCCTGATATCTCCTACCAAGATTCTGCCAAATGGTACACATTACACTTCCAGTGGTTCTAACCTAGACTTCAGCTGCTCTAGTTACTCCGTCCCTGAACCAACAAATTCAGTTGTCCTCAATGCAGGGGATAACAGTGAGCGTTTTGATTCAGTAAATGCAAGTTCGCTCACTTTTTCTTTGAGCAACATAGCTGCAAATTACCAGGGAAACTACACGTGTTCAGTTGCAAATCCTCTTAGTAAGAAGACGATCGGCTACACTCTTCAGCTCCTTGTATATC ATTCACCTGCTTTTCCTATACAGTGCATTGTAAACCACACAAGGGGTCCCTCACGATTGTCATTTACATGTACTTGGTTTGGAGGTTATCCATCTCCGCTACTGCAATGGGAAAATAATGGTAATATACTGTCAAATGGGTCTTCAGACACATTGGTGGTGACACTATACGGCTCCCAGTATGAGAATGGGCAAAAGTTCACTTGCAGAGGAAAACACTTAATAACAAATGAAATGAAAGAGGAGACCTGTGAAGTTCAGTTAG GATATCCTATGCCCCAGTCACAGGCACTGAGAACCTGCTTAAAAGGAGAAAATGTAACTCTTTCGTGTTCTGTATCGGGGGATAACCCCCCAGCTGTAATAACCTGGTTGCGTAACCTTAGCAACCCAAATGTGGAGATCCAGTCAGGGACAAAATATGAGATTGTACAAAGCGGCACTGTCTCCTACCTCTCTATTGTGAACTGCTCCAAGGAGGAAGATGAAGGATATTATATATGCATGACAGAGAATGGAGTTGCGACTAAAGATCTCTATATATGGCTAGATGTAACCA CACCCCATAACATTGTTGGATTAGTGTCTGCTATCCTGATCCTTTTCCTGATAGTGGTTGCCCTTATTACAGGAACTTTACTCTACTGTGATCCTCAATTATATATAAAAG CCAACCCCTTCCG AAGGGGAGCATCTGAAGTTCTGGTTCTTGTAGAATCTGAAGAGGAGGATGAGATGCAACAAGTTGGTGATTCAGTAGTAATCACTCAATACACTGATGCTGAAGCTAGTGGCCCGGCAACTGAAAATGGAAATATCTCTAAACACCAAGTTTTGTTCCACAATCCACCTGATG ATATCAGTCCTGACTTGCTCAGTGAGGTCTCGCAAGAAACAGAAGGTGAAAATCTAGAGGAAGACCTTTAG